The sequence below is a genomic window from Halosolutus gelatinilyticus.
GCTGTCCACTCGACAAACACGATCTCGAACTCGAGGACGCCGAGTACGACGACGAGGAGGTCGTCGGCGGGACGCTGGTCTGCACCGAGTGCGGCGAGCGGTACCCGATCGACGACGGCATCCCGAACCTGCTACCGCCGGACATGCGCGAGGAGACACCGGCCTGATCCACCGTGTCTCCCCTCGAGGTCACCGTCGACGTCAATCGCGAGCCCGACGACGCCCTCGAAACTGACGTCGGGAGCGTCGAGACCTGCGAACCGGTCGACCTCGTGTTGCGCGGCCACCGGGCGCCCGCGCACGTCCACTGTCGGCTGGACGACGACCTCGATCGCGTCGCGACGATCGACCGGTCGAACTACTACGTCGAACCGGACGACGTCACGCACGTCCCGATCTCCGTCCACGCCGATCGTCTCGACGAGCCGGCCGGCGGGACGCTCGAAGTGATCGCCGGCTACGGCGCGGAGTCGATCTCGATCGACGTCACCGTCACGCCCGGACCGCCGCAGGTCGACGTCGACGAGTCGCTCTCGAAACCGACGCGAACGAGTCCCGAGCCGTCGCCCGCGGAGCAAGTGGTGACTCGCCTTTCGGCGGGATTCGGACTCGATTCGGGGACACTCGCGGTCGTCAGTCTCGGACTCGTCGCGGTGGCGATCGCGACGGCGACGGCGACGACGATCGGCGGCCCCGTTGTGTTCGGCGGGCTGGCGATCGTCGTTCTGGGCGTCGCCGTCGGACTCGGAATCCTGTTGTACGACTAGGACTGTCCCGCCCGATCGTGTCAGTCGTCGACCTCGCGGGCCCGGAGGGAGCCCTCGTCGTCGAACCGCTTCGCCCGCAGGTAGCGCGCCCGATAGCGGTTGGCGCCGTCGTTGACGTCGGCCTCGCGGATCTCGTCGATCCGGCCGTCGGCGACCGCGTCGATCAGCGCTTCGAGCTGGTTCAGCTCGCTCATCGTCAACTCGAGTTCGTACGTGCGCTCCGCCTCGGACTCGAGGATCGCCCACTTGCGCGCGGCGGCGACGACGAGCGAACAGGGTTCTCGACAGGGGAAGCGGCCGTCGCCGCCGTCCGCGTCGAGGTCGTCGTCCTCGTCGTACTGCCACTCCCGGCGGCGGAGACACTGGGAGTCGGCACAGCAGGCCTCGGCCATCCACTCGACGGCCTCCCGGGGGAGTTCGTCGACCACGTCGTAGATGCCGGTCTGTCGTTCGGCCGTCCCGCGCCAGTGGTCGACGTCCAGCTCGCCGCGCCGTTCGCGGTGCCAGTTGGCGATCGTCGCCGGGTAGAAGAACTCGATCGCCTCGACGAGCTCCGCCCCGGAGAGGTCGGTGAAAGCCCATCCCGAAACCAGCGTCGGAGCCGTCTTCAACGGCCGGTACCGCCCGTCCTCGTCGTACGTCGCGATCTCGCGGGCCGTCCGAGGGTCGTCGTACGCGTCGAGGTCTGCGAGGTCGGTATCGGCGTCGTCGACGTGCCGGAGGTCGTAGACGCGTTCGCCCGGCAGCCGGTCGGCGCCGTCGCTGTCGACGAATCGAGC
It includes:
- a CDS encoding methytransferase partner Trm112 — protein: MKESLLEILCCPLDKHDLELEDAEYDDEEVVGGTLVCTECGERYPIDDGIPNLLPPDMREETPA
- a CDS encoding DUF7524 family protein, whose translation is MSPLEVTVDVNREPDDALETDVGSVETCEPVDLVLRGHRAPAHVHCRLDDDLDRVATIDRSNYYVEPDDVTHVPISVHADRLDEPAGGTLEVIAGYGAESISIDVTVTPGPPQVDVDESLSKPTRTSPEPSPAEQVVTRLSAGFGLDSGTLAVVSLGLVAVAIATATATTIGGPVVFGGLAIVVLGVAVGLGILLYD
- a CDS encoding DR2241 family protein, producing MSLTTTAVDALHEAAEADGDLTFDGLRLAVDDDGYRLETPASGWAGLDEAELRDALEAIPAYVTNWRYWRRSIGGEGTARQAFLRWCERAPIDGEATDRSGDGDPDERGSADREKTGATLAVPDRYEALRGGIDREWGQLSITARFVDSDGADRLPGERVYDLRHVDDADTDLADLDAYDDPRTAREIATYDEDGRYRPLKTAPTLVSGWAFTDLSGAELVEAIEFFYPATIANWHRERRGELDVDHWRGTAERQTGIYDVVDELPREAVEWMAEACCADSQCLRRREWQYDEDDDLDADGGDGRFPCREPCSLVVAAARKWAILESEAERTYELELTMSELNQLEALIDAVADGRIDEIREADVNDGANRYRARYLRAKRFDDEGSLRAREVDD